One window from the genome of Pyrus communis chromosome 16, drPyrComm1.1, whole genome shotgun sequence encodes:
- the LOC137720025 gene encoding ASI1-immunoprecipitated protein 2-like isoform X1: MVSSKFLKEFGKHSRGGKVHISGESGTCNLCSAPCSSCMHPNRSFMGSRADEFSDETCRVNAASQYSINVGDTSSSFKRKACDSLQHTTSETSNLLSVNSSHDSLSENAESKATMRSSDTSENAVEVHDDNISCISRANDANLAVNNHNRNVEWKNLSCSLASAGSIGTEESGKAHKSVLSEMVKPADSGDSTKKGKLPEFFGHADSSFKNESDIIAGQKFVSYKSLGVPTKLCPKIEVESNGQDPKDEASKCLDHGDKDVMSNELAEVADMQPLQSASGDDSDESDIVEHDVKVCDICGDAGREDMLAMCSRCSDGAEHIYCMRKMLRRVPKGPWLCEECKFTEETDNQKQGSDMEVKRKEKAIMSTQFSNKRLAENIEVAPSVKRQGLEMRVGSPKPSSPKRMGALSRESSFKSLDKDRLRPAYQTSQGTNNISETARSPSNGIGAKGTFSKSNSFNTLNSKPKVKHVDEVVPHKQKGFKEHASLDMKERVVPRIMGKSVSFKSASSGRSNVSESKVKMLSSKFSHVADLKGLKQAKERSAVERKNLSKLDRPMANFTTANSVVSTPKSDLASRGETSLLSSVSNREPKVALPDGKSSSSKSSVTREGFDTQITSGGGSSMNGMSSSASEQKLNHVSFKDESLSSSVTVEKLHCNVDGTSEDVLPQSGEMIDQDDKARESSVRCTPAVVASPKCKEIGINAEFGRPVISQASGTDASAPRGSREEIQRGNRLKDAIHAASLRKSEIYRKKRVFDQSDESSTPNMDSSYEVAAQEQSPDGRAILGTSTSDASKNTTVNNLKQLTVQPIDSGFPSKVAYSVSVVPGKPTVKDLHNHASGAMSVLVKTTAIPEYEYIWQGSFEVQRGGNFMDLCGGIQAHLSTCASPKVPEVVNKFPHKVSLNEVPRLSVWPSQFRQSGAKEDNIALYFFAKDLDSYERHYNSLLDAMVKNDLALKGNFDGVELLIFPSNQLPEKSQRWNMLFFLWGVFRTIRVHCLDFTETCVPSLSNSFHKAPTDGMTLSENICIPKHIDESSPSDRSFDVPSASNASLHMAPTVTKDCENKDTYPEEVRLGSKVNLAVQDCRVDSNTTNNAGLSEGVEYITPCLQESCLRESRVGKEIKSSIPTTGSNSSNKGEKRQVHWVTSVDREDTDSLEIRLVSSREVAVSRSVGDDRFPDRKKRVGIAGGVEEVILDRVRMDKADFKQERELRRDYGYKESEAALVRDLTARVNSCQPSDRKHPDIPISERTTSAATTQEMPWNEVNITQMDVEIDRKKPKIGSSGFDGCSTSRGTEAVVEDKRCFEACEEKVIPEDLGNTERYFFPLDSRHVQHFGPVGNPVPWKDFSSGYVDKTREGFPSLELALGGETKPQNKGILPFFVGLADEKVNNQDKPLEAAVVDEKDDDVSASLSLSLSFPFPDKEQPGKPVSKPEQLLPERHHVNTSLLLFGRLPDE; encoded by the exons ATG GTGTCATCtaaatttttaaaagagtttgGTAAGCATTCCAGAGGTGGGAAGGTTCATATTAGTGGCGAGTCTGGGACTTGCAACTTGTGCTCTGCTCCCTGTTCATCTTGTATGCATCCTAATAGATCTTTTATGGGGTCAAGGGCTGATGAATTTTCTGATGAAACCTGTCGTGTTAATGCGGCTAGTCAATATTCTATCAATGTGGGAGATACTTCATCTTCTTTTAAGAGAAAAGCATGTGACAGTTTACAACATACCACCAGTGAGACAAGTAACCTGCTTAGCGTTAATTCAAGTCATGATTCTTTGTCTGAAAATGCTGAAAGCAAAGCAACCATGAGGTCTTCTGATACATCCGAAAATGCTGTTGAAGTCCATGATGATAACATTTCATGTATAAGCAGAGCCAATGATGCAAATCTGGCAGTCAATAACCATAACAGGAACGTAGAATGGAAGAATTTGTCTTGTAGTTTAGCTTCAGCTGGTAGTATAGGGACAGAAGAATCTGGAAAGGCACATAAGTCAGTCTTGTCAGAGATGGTAAAACCTGCAGATTCTGGTGATAGCACAAAAAAG GGAAAACTGCCAGAATTTTTTGGACATGCTGATTCATCATTTAAGAATGAGTCAGATATTATTGCTGGCCAGAAATTCGTTTCTTATAAAAGTTTAGGGGTCCCTACAAAATTGTGTCCAAAGATAGAAGTAGAGAGTAACGGACAAGACCCAAAAGATGAAGCGTCAAAATGTTTGGATCATGGTGACAAAGATGTTATGTCGAATGAGTTGGCCGAAGTAGCTGACATGCAGCCCTTGCAATCTGCATCTGGGGATGACAGTGATGAATCAGACATTGTGGAGCATGAT GTAAAAGTATGTGATATTTGTGGGGATGCAGGTCGAGAAGATATGCTTGCCATGTGTAGTAGGTGCAGTGATGGTGCAGAACACAT CTATTGTATGCGAAAAATGCTTCGGAGAGTTCCTAAAGGTCCATGGCTGTGTGAGGAATGCAAGTTTACCGAGGAAACTGACAACCAGAAGCAAG GTTCAGATATGGAGGtgaaaagaaaggagaaagcgATTATGAGTACACAATTCTCTAATAAGAGACTTGCAGAAAACATAGAAGTGGCTCCTTCTGTGAAAAGGCAGGGTCTTGAAATGCGGGTGGGATCACCAAAGCCATCTAGCCCTAAGAGAATGGGTGCTCTATCACGCGAGTCTTCATTCAAAAGCTTAGATAAGGATAGGTTGAGGCCAGCTTATCAGACTTCTCAGGGTACTAATAATATATCAGAAACTGCACGTTCTCCTTCAAATGGCATAGGGGCCAAGG GTACATTTTCAAAGTCAAATTCGTTCAACACGTTAAATTCTAAACCAAAAGTTAAACATGTAGATGAAGTTGTTCCTCACAAGCAAAAGGGTTTTAAAGAACATGCCTCCCTTGATATGAAGGAGAGGGTGGTGCCCAGAATTATGGGCAAGTCTGTGTCTTTCAAGTCTGCGAGCTCAGGGCGTTCGAATGTTTCTGAATCAAAAGTTAAAATGCTCTCATCAAAGTTTAGCCATGTTGCAGATCTTAAAGGATTGAAACAGGCAAAAGAGCGGAGTGCcgttgaaagaaaaaatttgtCCAAACTAGACCGTCCCATGGCTAATTTTACGACAGCTAATTCTGTTGTCTCAACTCCTAAGAGTGACCTAGCATCTCGTGGTGAAACTAGTTTGCTTTCATCTGTGAGCAATCGTGAGCCAAAGGTTGCACTACCTGATGGAAAATCAAGTTCATCAAAATCTAGTGTAACTCGTGAAGGTTTTGACACTCAAATTACTTCAG GTGGAGGTTCATCTATGAATGGAATGTCTAGTTCTGCTTCTGAACAAAAGTTAAACCATGTTAGCTTTAAGGATGAATCCTTATCCAGCTCCGTGACTGTTGAGAAATTACACTGTAATGTAGATGGAACATCAGAAGATGTGTTACCACAATCAGGGGAAATGATAGATCAGGATGATAAAGCCAGGGAGAGCTCTGTTCGCTGTACGCCTGCTGTTGTAGCTAGTCCAAAATGTAAAGAGATAGGAATTAACGCGGAATTTGGTAGACCTGTAATTTCACAGGCTTCTGGTACTGATGCTTCTGCTCCGAGAGGTTCTAGGGAGGAGATCCAGAGAGGTAACCGGTTGAAAGATGCTATTCATGCAGCTTCACTTAGAAAGTCTGAAATATACAGAAAGAAAAGAGTATTCGATCAGTCTGATGAGTCTTCAACACCGAACATGGACTCGAGTTATGAAGTAGCTGCTCAAGAGCAATCACCTGACGGACGTGCAATCCTTGGGACTTCTACTTCTGACGCTTCCAAGAATACAACTGTCAATAATTTAAAGCAGCTTACAGTGCAGCCCATTGATTCTGGGTTCCCTTCCAAAGTGGCATACTCTGTATCTGTTGTTCCTGGCAAGCCTACAGTGAAAGATTTGCATAATCATGCTTCAGGGGCGATGTCCGTTCTTGTGAAGACAACAGCCATTCCAGAATATGAATACATCTGGCA GGGAAGTTTTGAAGTGCAGAGAGGTGGAAATTTTATGGATTTATGTGGTGGAATTCAAGCTCACTTGTCCACTTGTGCATCACCAAAGGTCCCTGAAGTGGTAAACAAATTTCCACACAAAGTTTCTCTGAATGAAGTTCCTCGCCTGAGTGTATGGCCATCACAGTTCCGTCAAAGTGGCGCTAAAGAAGATAATATTGCACTTTATTTCTTTGCTAAAGATCTTGATAG TTATGAAAGACACTACAACAGCCTGTTGGATGCTATGGTCAAGAATGATCTAGCCCTCAAAGGGAATTTTGATGGTGTTGAACTTCTGATATTCCCATCCAATCAGCTTCCTGAGAAATCACAAC GTTGGAATATGCTATTTTTCCTTTGGGGTGTGTTCAGGACAATAAGGGTGCATTGTTTAGATTTTACCGAGACATGTGTTCCTAGCTTGAGCAACTCATTTCATAAAGCTCCTACTGATGGCATGACATTGTCCGAGAACATATGTATACCTAAGCATATAGATGAATCTTCTCCTTCTGACAGATCTTTTGATGTTCCCTCTGCTTCCAATGCCTCTCTGCATATGGCCCCCACAGTTACCAAGGATTGTGAGAACAAAGATACTTATCCTGAAGAAGTGCGTTTAGGTTCAAAAGTGAACTTGGCAGTACAGGATTGTAGGGTTGATTCCAACACAACAAACAATGCCGGCTTGTCTGAAGGAGTTGAATACATCACTCCTTGCCTG CAGGAAAGTTGTCTTCGAGAAAGCAGAGTTGGTAAAGAAATTAAGTCTTCTATTCCAACAACTGGGTCAAATAGCTCCAACAAGGGTGAGAAGAGGCAAGTGCATTGGGTCACTTCTGTTGATAGGGAAGATACTGATTCTCTGGAGATTCGTCTTGTTTCCAGTCGAGAGGTAGCCGTTTCTAGGAGTGTTGGGGATGACAGATTTCCAGATAGAAAGAAAAGGGTTGGTATCGCAGGAGGGGTTGAGGAGGTGATTCTGGACAGAGTGAGGATGGATAAAGCTGATTTTAAACAAGAGAGGGAATTGAGGAGAGATTATGGATATAAGGAATCAGAAGCAGCCTTGGTGAGAGACTTGACAGCCAGAGTCAACTCTTGTCAGCCTAGTGATAGAAAACACCCAGACATACCTATTTCAGAGAGAACAACTTCTGCAGCCACAACTCAAGAAATGCCATGGAATGAGGTGAATATCACACAGATGGATGTCGAGATTGATAGGAAGAAGCCAAAAATCGGTTCAAGTGGATTTGATGGCTGTAGCACTTCTAGAGGTACAGAAGCTGTGGTTGAGGACAAGAGATGCTTTGAAGCATGTGAGGAGAAAGTTATTCCAGAGGACTTGGGAAATACTGAAAGGTACTTCTTTCCTTTGGATTCACGTCATGTACAGCATTTTGGGCCGGTTGGCAACCCGGTGCCATGGAAAGATTTCTCATCAGGGTATGTGGATAAGACTCGCGAAGGGTTCCCAAGTCTCGAGCTAGCTCTAGGGGGAGAAACAAAACCACAAAATAAGGGAATACTGCCCTTCTTTGTTGGGTTAGCAGACGAGAAAGTTAACAACCAAGATAAGCCCTTAGAAGCAGCGGTGGTGGATGAGAAAGATGATGACGTGTCTGCGTcactttccctttccctttcattCCCATTCCCAGACAAGGAACAACCTGGGAAACCTGTTTCAAAACCGGAGCAGCTTCTGCCTGAAAGACACCATGTGAATACATCACTGCTGCTCTTT
- the LOC137720025 gene encoding ASI1-immunoprecipitated protein 2-like isoform X2, with amino-acid sequence MHPNRSFMGSRADEFSDETCRVNAASQYSINVGDTSSSFKRKACDSLQHTTSETSNLLSVNSSHDSLSENAESKATMRSSDTSENAVEVHDDNISCISRANDANLAVNNHNRNVEWKNLSCSLASAGSIGTEESGKAHKSVLSEMVKPADSGDSTKKGKLPEFFGHADSSFKNESDIIAGQKFVSYKSLGVPTKLCPKIEVESNGQDPKDEASKCLDHGDKDVMSNELAEVADMQPLQSASGDDSDESDIVEHDVKVCDICGDAGREDMLAMCSRCSDGAEHIYCMRKMLRRVPKGPWLCEECKFTEETDNQKQGSDMEVKRKEKAIMSTQFSNKRLAENIEVAPSVKRQGLEMRVGSPKPSSPKRMGALSRESSFKSLDKDRLRPAYQTSQGTNNISETARSPSNGIGAKGTFSKSNSFNTLNSKPKVKHVDEVVPHKQKGFKEHASLDMKERVVPRIMGKSVSFKSASSGRSNVSESKVKMLSSKFSHVADLKGLKQAKERSAVERKNLSKLDRPMANFTTANSVVSTPKSDLASRGETSLLSSVSNREPKVALPDGKSSSSKSSVTREGFDTQITSGGGSSMNGMSSSASEQKLNHVSFKDESLSSSVTVEKLHCNVDGTSEDVLPQSGEMIDQDDKARESSVRCTPAVVASPKCKEIGINAEFGRPVISQASGTDASAPRGSREEIQRGNRLKDAIHAASLRKSEIYRKKRVFDQSDESSTPNMDSSYEVAAQEQSPDGRAILGTSTSDASKNTTVNNLKQLTVQPIDSGFPSKVAYSVSVVPGKPTVKDLHNHASGAMSVLVKTTAIPEYEYIWQGSFEVQRGGNFMDLCGGIQAHLSTCASPKVPEVVNKFPHKVSLNEVPRLSVWPSQFRQSGAKEDNIALYFFAKDLDSYERHYNSLLDAMVKNDLALKGNFDGVELLIFPSNQLPEKSQRWNMLFFLWGVFRTIRVHCLDFTETCVPSLSNSFHKAPTDGMTLSENICIPKHIDESSPSDRSFDVPSASNASLHMAPTVTKDCENKDTYPEEVRLGSKVNLAVQDCRVDSNTTNNAGLSEGVEYITPCLQESCLRESRVGKEIKSSIPTTGSNSSNKGEKRQVHWVTSVDREDTDSLEIRLVSSREVAVSRSVGDDRFPDRKKRVGIAGGVEEVILDRVRMDKADFKQERELRRDYGYKESEAALVRDLTARVNSCQPSDRKHPDIPISERTTSAATTQEMPWNEVNITQMDVEIDRKKPKIGSSGFDGCSTSRGTEAVVEDKRCFEACEEKVIPEDLGNTERYFFPLDSRHVQHFGPVGNPVPWKDFSSGYVDKTREGFPSLELALGGETKPQNKGILPFFVGLADEKVNNQDKPLEAAVVDEKDDDVSASLSLSLSFPFPDKEQPGKPVSKPEQLLPERHHVNTSLLLFGRLPDE; translated from the exons ATGCATCCTAATAGATCTTTTATGGGGTCAAGGGCTGATGAATTTTCTGATGAAACCTGTCGTGTTAATGCGGCTAGTCAATATTCTATCAATGTGGGAGATACTTCATCTTCTTTTAAGAGAAAAGCATGTGACAGTTTACAACATACCACCAGTGAGACAAGTAACCTGCTTAGCGTTAATTCAAGTCATGATTCTTTGTCTGAAAATGCTGAAAGCAAAGCAACCATGAGGTCTTCTGATACATCCGAAAATGCTGTTGAAGTCCATGATGATAACATTTCATGTATAAGCAGAGCCAATGATGCAAATCTGGCAGTCAATAACCATAACAGGAACGTAGAATGGAAGAATTTGTCTTGTAGTTTAGCTTCAGCTGGTAGTATAGGGACAGAAGAATCTGGAAAGGCACATAAGTCAGTCTTGTCAGAGATGGTAAAACCTGCAGATTCTGGTGATAGCACAAAAAAG GGAAAACTGCCAGAATTTTTTGGACATGCTGATTCATCATTTAAGAATGAGTCAGATATTATTGCTGGCCAGAAATTCGTTTCTTATAAAAGTTTAGGGGTCCCTACAAAATTGTGTCCAAAGATAGAAGTAGAGAGTAACGGACAAGACCCAAAAGATGAAGCGTCAAAATGTTTGGATCATGGTGACAAAGATGTTATGTCGAATGAGTTGGCCGAAGTAGCTGACATGCAGCCCTTGCAATCTGCATCTGGGGATGACAGTGATGAATCAGACATTGTGGAGCATGAT GTAAAAGTATGTGATATTTGTGGGGATGCAGGTCGAGAAGATATGCTTGCCATGTGTAGTAGGTGCAGTGATGGTGCAGAACACAT CTATTGTATGCGAAAAATGCTTCGGAGAGTTCCTAAAGGTCCATGGCTGTGTGAGGAATGCAAGTTTACCGAGGAAACTGACAACCAGAAGCAAG GTTCAGATATGGAGGtgaaaagaaaggagaaagcgATTATGAGTACACAATTCTCTAATAAGAGACTTGCAGAAAACATAGAAGTGGCTCCTTCTGTGAAAAGGCAGGGTCTTGAAATGCGGGTGGGATCACCAAAGCCATCTAGCCCTAAGAGAATGGGTGCTCTATCACGCGAGTCTTCATTCAAAAGCTTAGATAAGGATAGGTTGAGGCCAGCTTATCAGACTTCTCAGGGTACTAATAATATATCAGAAACTGCACGTTCTCCTTCAAATGGCATAGGGGCCAAGG GTACATTTTCAAAGTCAAATTCGTTCAACACGTTAAATTCTAAACCAAAAGTTAAACATGTAGATGAAGTTGTTCCTCACAAGCAAAAGGGTTTTAAAGAACATGCCTCCCTTGATATGAAGGAGAGGGTGGTGCCCAGAATTATGGGCAAGTCTGTGTCTTTCAAGTCTGCGAGCTCAGGGCGTTCGAATGTTTCTGAATCAAAAGTTAAAATGCTCTCATCAAAGTTTAGCCATGTTGCAGATCTTAAAGGATTGAAACAGGCAAAAGAGCGGAGTGCcgttgaaagaaaaaatttgtCCAAACTAGACCGTCCCATGGCTAATTTTACGACAGCTAATTCTGTTGTCTCAACTCCTAAGAGTGACCTAGCATCTCGTGGTGAAACTAGTTTGCTTTCATCTGTGAGCAATCGTGAGCCAAAGGTTGCACTACCTGATGGAAAATCAAGTTCATCAAAATCTAGTGTAACTCGTGAAGGTTTTGACACTCAAATTACTTCAG GTGGAGGTTCATCTATGAATGGAATGTCTAGTTCTGCTTCTGAACAAAAGTTAAACCATGTTAGCTTTAAGGATGAATCCTTATCCAGCTCCGTGACTGTTGAGAAATTACACTGTAATGTAGATGGAACATCAGAAGATGTGTTACCACAATCAGGGGAAATGATAGATCAGGATGATAAAGCCAGGGAGAGCTCTGTTCGCTGTACGCCTGCTGTTGTAGCTAGTCCAAAATGTAAAGAGATAGGAATTAACGCGGAATTTGGTAGACCTGTAATTTCACAGGCTTCTGGTACTGATGCTTCTGCTCCGAGAGGTTCTAGGGAGGAGATCCAGAGAGGTAACCGGTTGAAAGATGCTATTCATGCAGCTTCACTTAGAAAGTCTGAAATATACAGAAAGAAAAGAGTATTCGATCAGTCTGATGAGTCTTCAACACCGAACATGGACTCGAGTTATGAAGTAGCTGCTCAAGAGCAATCACCTGACGGACGTGCAATCCTTGGGACTTCTACTTCTGACGCTTCCAAGAATACAACTGTCAATAATTTAAAGCAGCTTACAGTGCAGCCCATTGATTCTGGGTTCCCTTCCAAAGTGGCATACTCTGTATCTGTTGTTCCTGGCAAGCCTACAGTGAAAGATTTGCATAATCATGCTTCAGGGGCGATGTCCGTTCTTGTGAAGACAACAGCCATTCCAGAATATGAATACATCTGGCA GGGAAGTTTTGAAGTGCAGAGAGGTGGAAATTTTATGGATTTATGTGGTGGAATTCAAGCTCACTTGTCCACTTGTGCATCACCAAAGGTCCCTGAAGTGGTAAACAAATTTCCACACAAAGTTTCTCTGAATGAAGTTCCTCGCCTGAGTGTATGGCCATCACAGTTCCGTCAAAGTGGCGCTAAAGAAGATAATATTGCACTTTATTTCTTTGCTAAAGATCTTGATAG TTATGAAAGACACTACAACAGCCTGTTGGATGCTATGGTCAAGAATGATCTAGCCCTCAAAGGGAATTTTGATGGTGTTGAACTTCTGATATTCCCATCCAATCAGCTTCCTGAGAAATCACAAC GTTGGAATATGCTATTTTTCCTTTGGGGTGTGTTCAGGACAATAAGGGTGCATTGTTTAGATTTTACCGAGACATGTGTTCCTAGCTTGAGCAACTCATTTCATAAAGCTCCTACTGATGGCATGACATTGTCCGAGAACATATGTATACCTAAGCATATAGATGAATCTTCTCCTTCTGACAGATCTTTTGATGTTCCCTCTGCTTCCAATGCCTCTCTGCATATGGCCCCCACAGTTACCAAGGATTGTGAGAACAAAGATACTTATCCTGAAGAAGTGCGTTTAGGTTCAAAAGTGAACTTGGCAGTACAGGATTGTAGGGTTGATTCCAACACAACAAACAATGCCGGCTTGTCTGAAGGAGTTGAATACATCACTCCTTGCCTG CAGGAAAGTTGTCTTCGAGAAAGCAGAGTTGGTAAAGAAATTAAGTCTTCTATTCCAACAACTGGGTCAAATAGCTCCAACAAGGGTGAGAAGAGGCAAGTGCATTGGGTCACTTCTGTTGATAGGGAAGATACTGATTCTCTGGAGATTCGTCTTGTTTCCAGTCGAGAGGTAGCCGTTTCTAGGAGTGTTGGGGATGACAGATTTCCAGATAGAAAGAAAAGGGTTGGTATCGCAGGAGGGGTTGAGGAGGTGATTCTGGACAGAGTGAGGATGGATAAAGCTGATTTTAAACAAGAGAGGGAATTGAGGAGAGATTATGGATATAAGGAATCAGAAGCAGCCTTGGTGAGAGACTTGACAGCCAGAGTCAACTCTTGTCAGCCTAGTGATAGAAAACACCCAGACATACCTATTTCAGAGAGAACAACTTCTGCAGCCACAACTCAAGAAATGCCATGGAATGAGGTGAATATCACACAGATGGATGTCGAGATTGATAGGAAGAAGCCAAAAATCGGTTCAAGTGGATTTGATGGCTGTAGCACTTCTAGAGGTACAGAAGCTGTGGTTGAGGACAAGAGATGCTTTGAAGCATGTGAGGAGAAAGTTATTCCAGAGGACTTGGGAAATACTGAAAGGTACTTCTTTCCTTTGGATTCACGTCATGTACAGCATTTTGGGCCGGTTGGCAACCCGGTGCCATGGAAAGATTTCTCATCAGGGTATGTGGATAAGACTCGCGAAGGGTTCCCAAGTCTCGAGCTAGCTCTAGGGGGAGAAACAAAACCACAAAATAAGGGAATACTGCCCTTCTTTGTTGGGTTAGCAGACGAGAAAGTTAACAACCAAGATAAGCCCTTAGAAGCAGCGGTGGTGGATGAGAAAGATGATGACGTGTCTGCGTcactttccctttccctttcattCCCATTCCCAGACAAGGAACAACCTGGGAAACCTGTTTCAAAACCGGAGCAGCTTCTGCCTGAAAGACACCATGTGAATACATCACTGCTGCTCTTT